A genomic stretch from Terriglobus sp. RCC_193 includes:
- a CDS encoding sigma-54 dependent transcriptional regulator, with protein sequence MSVVAAASVQQRSVVLVIPDTELRHKLSSLLAGMRWNVFPASGGAEAMMHLGSMAPEAMIVDHWLPDLDAAEFAEYAATLCPATDMLQMDGSCNGSAARSARRNELLHALREAQESCMETAPATGGFDGAAWLHAPVTPPSVAPVTAVKVVQPEVSEEVRMHLPEFVGDAVKMRELAQQIRLVAPHAANVLVLGETGTGKELVAKAVHRLSPRAGKPFVVLNCAAIPEHLLEAELFGHTRGAFTGAVTSRMGRIEAAHGGTLFLDEIGEMPLPLQAKMLRFLENGEIQKVGENEPIRVDVRIVAATHQPLEELAHDHRFRLDLYYRLAVFPVEIPALRERREDIPMLVEHTLRKLGDTMPRKSISSEALSLLMDLDWAGNVRELGHMIHRAVILCGEEAGIRPEHIRLPGCMPAMQH encoded by the coding sequence ATGAGTGTTGTAGCGGCGGCATCGGTTCAACAGCGTTCCGTGGTGTTGGTGATTCCGGATACGGAGTTGCGACACAAGCTTTCTTCTTTGCTTGCAGGCATGCGTTGGAATGTATTTCCTGCGTCTGGCGGGGCCGAGGCAATGATGCATCTTGGAAGTATGGCGCCAGAGGCGATGATCGTGGATCATTGGCTGCCGGACCTTGATGCGGCGGAGTTTGCGGAATATGCGGCGACCCTTTGCCCGGCGACGGATATGTTGCAGATGGACGGTAGCTGCAACGGTTCTGCAGCCCGTAGTGCGCGTCGCAATGAGCTTCTGCATGCACTGCGAGAGGCGCAGGAAAGCTGCATGGAAACCGCACCTGCAACGGGGGGATTTGATGGTGCGGCCTGGCTGCATGCGCCTGTGACGCCACCATCTGTTGCGCCTGTGACTGCGGTCAAAGTAGTGCAGCCTGAGGTTTCGGAAGAGGTCAGGATGCATCTTCCAGAATTTGTTGGCGATGCTGTGAAGATGCGGGAGTTGGCGCAGCAGATTCGCCTGGTGGCTCCGCATGCCGCGAACGTTCTGGTGCTGGGAGAAACGGGTACGGGAAAAGAGCTGGTTGCAAAGGCTGTGCATCGATTGAGCCCTCGTGCAGGAAAACCATTTGTGGTGCTGAACTGCGCTGCGATCCCGGAACACTTGTTGGAAGCTGAGTTGTTTGGTCATACGCGTGGCGCGTTTACGGGCGCTGTGACATCGCGTATGGGGCGCATTGAAGCGGCGCATGGTGGCACGCTGTTTCTGGATGAAATCGGAGAGATGCCTCTGCCGCTCCAGGCGAAGATGCTTCGCTTCCTGGAGAATGGCGAGATTCAGAAGGTGGGCGAAAATGAGCCCATTCGCGTGGATGTGCGCATTGTCGCGGCCACGCATCAGCCTTTGGAAGAGCTCGCGCATGATCATCGATTCCGGCTGGATCTGTACTATCGCCTTGCTGTATTTCCCGTGGAGATACCCGCGTTGCGTGAGAGGCGCGAGGATATTCCCATGCTGGTGGAACATACACTGCGCAAACTTGGCGACACTATGCCGCGCAAATCCATCAGCAGCGAAGCTCTTTCACTGTTAATGGATCTTGACTGGGCGGG
- a CDS encoding response regulator transcription factor, protein MRVMVAEDDTALSLFLKKALELEGHTVRAVADGASALEGIQEDMPDLLVLDLGLPQMDGVDVLRALHDRVASMSVLVLTGRSQLSEKIECLNLGADDYLLKPFSMYELLARCNAIGRRRMGSAAGVLQCAGLRMDRIQRTVSYQEEVLEFTSKEFMLLEYLLLQKGRAVSRRELLQNVWQMSPDAGTNVVDVYVNYLRRKLSTVGASRLVQTMRGEGYCIAANKNDAPRFNAMPAAGFHAALEVA, encoded by the coding sequence ATGAGAGTGATGGTGGCAGAAGACGATACGGCACTTTCTTTGTTTTTGAAGAAGGCGCTTGAATTGGAAGGACACACCGTTCGCGCAGTTGCAGATGGCGCAAGTGCATTAGAAGGCATTCAGGAAGATATGCCTGATCTGTTAGTGCTGGATCTGGGCCTGCCGCAGATGGATGGCGTGGATGTACTGCGGGCACTGCACGACCGGGTTGCGTCCATGTCTGTATTGGTATTGACAGGCCGGTCGCAGCTATCGGAAAAGATTGAATGTTTGAATCTGGGCGCGGATGACTATCTGTTGAAGCCATTCTCTATGTATGAATTATTAGCGCGTTGTAACGCGATTGGCCGACGCAGGATGGGGTCCGCAGCCGGTGTGTTGCAGTGCGCGGGGCTGCGTATGGATCGCATTCAGCGCACTGTTTCGTATCAGGAAGAGGTGCTGGAATTTACCTCGAAGGAATTCATGCTGCTGGAGTATTTGCTGTTACAGAAGGGCCGCGCTGTGTCGCGACGTGAATTGCTGCAGAACGTTTGGCAGATGTCCCCGGATGCTGGAACGAATGTGGTGGATGTGTATGTGAATTATCTTCGCCGCAAGTTGAGCACCGTCGGCGCGTCGCGGCTGGTGCAGACGATGCGCGGCGAGGGATATTGCATTGCCGCGAATAAAAATGATGCGCCACGATTCAACGCAATGCCGGCTGCTGGTTTTCATGCAGCCCTGGAGGTTGCATGA
- a CDS encoding HAD family hydrolase has product MPEEASSVLRCDLLVFDLDGTLIDSEQDLAASVNATLAFLGREKLPPHRIAEFIGDGAAMLVRRSLEATGSMDEVALAQAIPFFLDYYRAHNLDFTYAYPGVISELRKIRQAAPALPMAILTNKPYRPSHVICSGLGLSEFFFANYGGDSFPTKKPDPEGMQALMEEASRLLGRQVSPQRTVLVGDSHVDVATARSAGVLCLGCSYGLAPAKLHEAGPDAVVDSPTEWLTALQKLLR; this is encoded by the coding sequence ATGCCTGAGGAAGCCAGCAGCGTATTACGCTGCGATCTTCTCGTCTTCGATCTGGATGGCACCTTGATCGACTCGGAACAGGACCTGGCTGCATCCGTCAATGCCACACTCGCCTTCCTGGGGCGAGAAAAACTCCCACCCCATCGCATTGCGGAGTTCATTGGCGACGGTGCCGCCATGCTCGTTCGCCGTTCCCTGGAAGCCACAGGCAGCATGGACGAAGTAGCACTCGCACAGGCGATTCCCTTCTTCCTGGACTATTACCGCGCACACAATCTCGACTTCACCTACGCCTATCCCGGCGTAATCAGCGAACTCCGCAAGATCCGTCAGGCCGCACCCGCCTTGCCGATGGCAATCCTAACCAACAAACCTTATCGCCCATCACACGTCATCTGTTCCGGTCTGGGGCTGTCTGAATTCTTCTTTGCTAATTACGGCGGCGACAGCTTCCCCACCAAGAAGCCCGACCCCGAAGGTATGCAGGCACTGATGGAAGAAGCATCACGCCTGTTGGGCAGGCAGGTGTCCCCGCAGCGAACAGTTCTCGTCGGCGACTCGCACGTCGACGTAGCCACGGCACGCAGCGCCGGTGTCCTCTGCCTGGGATGCAGCTATGGATTAGCGCCGGCAAAGCTGCATGAAGCTGGCCCGGATGCCGTCGTCGACAGTCCGACGGAGTGGCTCACCGCCCTGCAAAAACTGCTGCGCTAG
- the lexA gene encoding transcriptional repressor LexA, with protein sequence MAITRRQKEVLDFLSGFTQRKGYSPSYEEIAAGLGLNSLATVHKHITNLHNKGLLQRAHNRSRSIDVLSPRNSRKGGERLPLLGRIAAGQPVEAIETAESISLSEIIGNREVFALEVRGDSMRDEHIVNGDYVLVERTSTAREGEIIVALVDGSDATLKRYYKEGNLIRLQPSNNEMAPIFAPADRVAIQGKVLGMLRKYA encoded by the coding sequence ATGGCGATTACGCGGCGACAAAAAGAGGTTCTGGACTTCCTCTCAGGCTTTACCCAGCGCAAGGGATACTCCCCTTCCTATGAAGAAATTGCGGCTGGACTCGGTCTGAATTCGCTGGCCACGGTCCACAAACACATCACAAATCTGCACAACAAAGGCCTGCTGCAGCGCGCCCATAACCGCAGCCGCTCCATCGACGTCCTCTCACCAAGAAATTCTCGCAAGGGTGGCGAACGCCTACCTCTCCTGGGACGCATCGCGGCCGGTCAGCCTGTGGAAGCCATTGAAACCGCGGAATCTATCTCGCTTTCCGAGATCATCGGCAACCGCGAGGTCTTCGCCCTGGAGGTCCGCGGCGACAGTATGCGCGACGAACACATCGTCAACGGCGACTATGTTCTGGTGGAACGCACCAGCACTGCCCGCGAAGGTGAAATCATCGTTGCCCTGGTCGACGGTTCCGATGCCACGCTGAAGCGCTATTACAAGGAAGGCAATCTGATCCGCCTGCAGCCTTCCAATAATGAGATGGCTCCCATCTTTGCCCCTGCGGACCGCGTCGCCATTCAGGGCAAGGTCCTTGGTATGTTGCGCAAGTATGCCTGA
- a CDS encoding DHA2 family efflux MFS transporter permease subunit: MANTSKKTEDPSTLRGHALAIALLAAGALFMENLDATIIATGLPTMARDFGTSAIAVNVGITAYLLTLAIFIPVSGWVATRFGERRVFTSAILIFTCASALCGLSHTLPLFTASRVLQGIGGSMMVPVGRLMVLRASTKAQLMKAIAYTIWPALVAPILGPPLGGWILSFTTWPWMFLLNVPIGIVLFALALKLVPKDRETVRESFDLPGFLLAGSASFCLMYLLESLEVQHAPGMKAAVLLVATVALSFAMVWWLRRAEEPLFSLEVFRIETFRVSNGPGAMFRMAVYSVPFLLPLLFQEAFGLNPLESGSLTMAVFAGNLAMKPLTGPLLRRYGFRTVLLWNGALTAMALVACGWLHANTPKVITLLVLFAGGLGRSMELTALTTMGFADLPEKLKNSGTTLATTINQMTTSLGVAVSALALHGSALMRGGASAFDFRVAFCVMAGLAALSLPSYWTMHPAAGAAVSGNLIRQEREATPAEG; the protein is encoded by the coding sequence GACCGGGTTGCCGACGATGGCGCGCGATTTTGGCACGTCAGCCATTGCGGTGAATGTTGGTATTACGGCTTACCTGCTGACGCTGGCGATCTTCATTCCGGTGAGCGGATGGGTGGCAACACGGTTTGGCGAGCGGCGTGTTTTCACATCGGCCATTCTGATCTTTACCTGTGCCTCTGCTTTGTGTGGACTTAGCCATACGCTGCCGTTGTTTACGGCTTCACGTGTGTTGCAGGGCATTGGCGGGTCGATGATGGTGCCGGTGGGGCGGTTGATGGTGCTGCGGGCTTCGACCAAGGCGCAGTTGATGAAGGCGATTGCTTACACGATCTGGCCTGCGCTGGTGGCGCCTATCCTAGGGCCGCCGCTGGGTGGATGGATTCTCTCGTTTACAACGTGGCCGTGGATGTTCCTGCTGAACGTTCCGATTGGTATTGTGTTGTTTGCGCTGGCGCTGAAACTGGTACCGAAAGACCGTGAGACGGTTCGCGAGAGTTTTGACCTTCCGGGGTTTCTGCTGGCCGGATCGGCTTCGTTCTGCCTGATGTATCTGCTGGAATCGCTGGAAGTGCAGCACGCCCCGGGGATGAAAGCTGCGGTGCTTCTGGTGGCAACTGTTGCACTGTCATTCGCGATGGTGTGGTGGCTGCGGCGTGCGGAAGAACCTCTGTTTTCGCTGGAAGTATTTCGTATTGAGACGTTCCGCGTGTCGAATGGACCCGGAGCAATGTTCCGGATGGCGGTGTATTCCGTGCCGTTCCTGTTGCCGCTGCTGTTTCAGGAGGCTTTCGGGCTGAATCCGCTGGAATCGGGTTCGTTGACGATGGCAGTGTTTGCGGGGAACCTTGCGATGAAGCCGCTGACCGGGCCGTTGCTTCGTCGGTATGGTTTTCGTACGGTCCTGCTATGGAATGGGGCGTTGACCGCGATGGCGCTTGTAGCGTGTGGATGGCTCCACGCAAACACGCCGAAGGTGATCACTCTGCTGGTTCTGTTTGCAGGCGGGCTGGGACGCTCCATGGAGCTGACGGCGCTTACGACCATGGGATTCGCGGACCTGCCAGAGAAGCTGAAGAACAGCGGCACGACACTGGCCACAACGATTAATCAGATGACGACGAGTCTTGGTGTGGCTGTTTCTGCGCTCGCTCTGCATGGGAGCGCACTGATGCGGGGTGGCGCGAGTGCATTTGATTTTCGCGTGGCGTTCTGTGTGATGGCAGGGCTGGCTGCGCTGAGTTTGCCGTCGTACTGGACAATGCATCCTGCGGCGGGTGCGGCGGTGAGCGGAAACCTGATCCGGCAGGAGCGGGAAGCGACACCTGCAGAAGGCTAG